A section of the Chelmon rostratus isolate fCheRos1 chromosome 16, fCheRos1.pri, whole genome shotgun sequence genome encodes:
- the LOC121620061 gene encoding piggyBac transposable element-derived protein 4-like produces MTKRFSSQRALELILEESQEYSDVEEENSSRRSTTGSCWSSPRASHWNSRQTSLSKNGEIEWSSSPVGEPPHTAANIIRMVPGPTRFAVTHLQDIKSSFELLIPHTIQKIVLDMTNLEGSRVFGEQWEKVDMMHLHAYFGILILAGVYRSRGESTESLWDAETGRAIFRATMSLKTFRVFSRIIRFDNRESRSVRQRGDKLAAIRTVWDLWVDQLPRLYNPVPNVTVDERLVGFRGRCPFRQYMPSKPERYGIKIWAACDAVSSYAWNMQIYTGKPEGGAAERNQGTRVVLEMSQGLSGHNITCDNFFTSYNLGQELLKRKLTMVGTICKNRTELPPEVLTVKKRPVHSSNFMFTANTSLVSYIPKKGRNVLLMSTLHRDGKKSSQEDRKPEVILDYNATKGGVDNLDKLLACYSCQRRTLRWPLVVSYNMLDVSAYNAFTIWMAINPDWNQRKLQRRRLFLEELGKALVTPHMQRRQHVPRTPASLATVRRVTEATAVPPAPLGQPQPQASEESKTVGLDWIMWKPEDEQFKPSSKSTGSGTDDPGQRQLETLPP; encoded by the exons ATGACCAAAAGATTCAGCAGTCAGAGGGCTTTAGAGCTCATACTTGAAGAGAGCCAGGAATACAGCGATGTGGAAGAGGAAAAC AGCTCCAGACGAAGCACTacagggagctgctggagcagccCAAGAGCCAGCCACTGGAACAGCCGACAGACATCTTTGTCAAAAAATGGAGAAATTGAATGGTCTTCATCCCCAGTGGGAGAACCccctcacacagctgctaacATAATACGGATGGTACCAGGGCCCACACGATTTGCAGTGACGCATCTTCAGGATATAAAGTCATCCTTTGAGCTGCTGATTCCTCACACAATTCAGAAAATTGTTCTGGATATGACCAATCTTGAGGGGAGCCGCGTTTTTGGTGAGCAGTGGGAAAAAGTGGATATGATGCATCTGCATGCCTACTTTGGCATCCTCATCCTTGCTGGTGTCTACAGGTCAAGAGGAGAGTCAACTGAAAGTCTGTGGGATGCTGAGACAGGGAGAGCGATTTTTAGAGCGACAATGTCTCTGAAGACCTTCCGTGTATTTTCAAGAATCATCAGGTTTGACAACCGGGAATCAAGATCTGTAAGACAGCGTGGAGACAAGTTGGCAGCAATCCGCACTGTGTGGGACTTGTGGGTGGACCAGCTTCCCCGCCTTTACAACCCTGTGCCCAATGTAACAGTGGATGAACGACTTGTGGGGTTTAGAGGCCGCTGCCCTTTCAGGCAATATATGCCCTCAAAACCAGAAAGGTATGGCATCAAAATCTGGGCTGCCTGTGATGCTGTTTCATCTTATGCATGGAACATGCAGATTTATACAGGGAAGCCagaaggaggagctgctgaaagaAACCAGGGAACACGAGTGGTGCTCGAGATGTCACAAGGCCTAAGTGGTCACAACATTACCTGTGACAACTTTTTCACATCTTACAACCTGGGACAGGAGCTTCTCAAAAGAAAGCTGACAATGGTTGGAACAATCTGCAAAAATAGGACGGAGCTCCCACCTGAGGTTCTAACTGTGAAGAAACGACCTGTGCATTCCTCCAACTTCATGTTCACAGCCAACACTTCTCTGGTATCTTACATACCAAAAAAAGGtagaaatgtgttgctgatgaGCACTCTACAcagggatggaaaaaaaagtagcCAAGAGGATCGTAAGCCAGAGGTCATACTTGACTACAATGCCACCAAAGGAGGAGTAGACAACCTCGACAAGCTGCTGGCCTGCTACAGCTGTCAAAGAAGAACACTGCGATGGCCACTTGTGGTCTCTTATAACATGCTGGATGTCTCAGCCTACAATGCATTCACGATATGGATGGCAATCAACCCAGACTGGAACCAAAGAAAGCTCCAAAGAAGACGGCTTTTCCTTGAGGAGCTCGGCAAGGCACTGGTGACACCGCACATGCAAAGGAGACAACATGTGCCCAGGACCCCAGCTTCTTTAGCCACAGTGAGGAGAGTGACAGAAGCTACAGCTGTCCCACCTGCACCCCTCGGACAACCACAACCTCAAGCTTCTGAA GAGTCCAAGACAGTAGGCCTGGACTGGATCATGTGGAAGCCTGAAGACGAGCAGTTCAAGCCTTCCTCCAAGTCCACTGGCAGCGGCACAGATGATCCTGGACAGAGACAACTGGAAACTCTACCTCCGTAG